One stretch of Kluyveromyces marxianus DMKU3-1042 DNA, complete genome, chromosome 8 DNA includes these proteins:
- the CYC3 gene encoding holocytochrome c synthase CYC3, translated as MGWFWADKVNTSSGTKAAAKADVSACPVMHKPASDKNDISECPVMHGNSGSEGGCPVISKHGDQLNPLNNIPVGLTHAKQAGQKLDLPTERTVSSIPKGKASDEEFWEYPSPQQMYNAMVRKGKIDPYTGEEIPEDAVESMVFVHNFLNEGCWQEILDWEKKYVQQTQSYPKLLQFTGKPDQLSPRARCFNILGTLFPGHFSSELPFDRHDWVVLRPDPTSSDSENPGYRKVRYVIDFYGGPDDEDGLPTFNLDVRPALDNFTNAKDRFERWITPTLDKYFNSDDKK; from the coding sequence ATGGGTTGGTTCTGGGCTGATAAAGTTAACACAAGTTCAGGCACAAAAGCAGCTGCAAAGGCCGATGTGTCAGCATGTCCTGTGATGCATAAGCCGGCATCAGACAAGAACGATATTTCGGAGTGTCCTGTGATGCACGGAAACTCAGGATCTGAGGGCGGGTGCCCAGTGATTTCAAAGCATGGTGATCAGCTTAATCCCTTGAATAATATTCCTGTTGGTTTGACGCATGCCAAGCAAGCTGGACAGAAACTGGACTTGCCTACGGAAAGAACCGTTAGTTCCATTCCTAAGGGTAAAGCCTCTGACGAGGAGTTCTGGGAATATCCTTCTCCTCAACAGATGTACAATGCGATGGTAAGAAAGGGTAAGATCGACCCTTATACTGGGGAGGAAATCCCTGAAGATGCGGTGGAGTCCATGGTGTTTGTTCACAATTTTTTGAACGAAGGGTGCTGGCAGGAAATCCTTGATTGGGAGAAGAAGTACGTGCAGCAAACACAGTCATACCCAAAATTGCTACAGTTCACCGGTAAGCCAGATCAGCTATCGCCTAGGGCTAGATGTTTCAACATTTTGGGAACGCTATTTCCCGGACACTTTTCTAGCGAACTTCCCTTTGATAGACACGATTGGGTTGTGCTGAGACCTGATCCTACATCCTCTGACTCTGAAAATCCAGGCTACCGTAAGGTTCGTTATGTGATCGACTTTTACGGCGGTCCAGATGACGAGGACGGACTTCCAACTTTCAACCTAGACGTCAGACCAGCTTTGGATAACTTCACCAACGCGAAAGACCGTTTCGAAAGATGGATTACGCCAACTTTGGACAAGTATTTCAATTCAGACGATAAGAAATGA